CCGGTGTGGGTCTGGAAGCGGTCGATGGCCGCCGCCGCGATGTCCAGGGTCTCTTCGCTGCGGCCCCGCGCTTCACGCATCCAGATGAGGTAGTCGCGCTTCACACGCTCGTTTTCGGCGTTGCGTTTGATCATGATTATTCCTTCCCGTCGAAGTGGGGTTTCACGGAGGGGTTGGGGCTATGGTCTAGGTGCGATTGCGCTGGCCTCATGCCGACACCGGCAAACCCGGATTCCGCCAGTCGGGGGAGGGAGACGCGCCGGTTCATGGATGCCCCGCAATGGGGACAGGGTGCGCGGATATTGCCGGCCGTTCCCATCAGGGGCGTGACCGTGATCTCCTCCAGCGCCGGGCGGCGGGGCACGCGGCACTTCATGCAATAGATCGAGCCGGGCGGGCAGACGGCGCGACGGGCGGCCCGGCGCTTCTCCAGAAAGGCCCGGAGTTCCTCGCCATAGATCAGCAGGTCGCCGGCGATCTTGACCGCCGGCAGGTCGGCCTTGCACCAGGTCCGGACCGCGCCACGGGTGACGCCGAACAGCGCCGCCACCTCGGCGACGCTGTAGCTCCGGTGGATCTTGGCCTTACGGGGGTTGAGCGAGAGGGGCGCCATTTAGGCGAGGCCCTGGCCGGCGTCCGAGGTGGAGCGGCGGCGCTTGGTCGCCAGCCAGGCGTCCAGGTCGGCGAGGTCATAGACCACCCGGCGGCCGAGCTTCAGGAAGACGGGCCCGCCCCCGAAAACGCGAAGCTTGTTGAGGGTGGAGACGGAGAGACCGACGTGCTGAGACGCGGCCCCGACGGGGACGAGGTTGGAGGGGGCGTTCATGGGGAGGATGGCCATTGCATTGTGCGCGCCGGCAAGTCCCGGCGCTTCGACGCCGTTCCAGATACATGGGCGAAACCGGGTAAGAACCAGGGCGACGTCCAAGTCGCTAGCGCGCGGGTCCCAGACGCTAGCGAGCGGTTCCCAAACGCTAGCGCTAAGGCCTAACCCACTCCGGCAGAAATTCCTTCTGGCGCCATTCCCGAACCCAATTCGTCATGGTCTTGATCGATCTTCCGAGCTTCAACGAATCGGCGACTTTTTTGCCGACCTCTTCGTGACTCAAGGTCGGGTTGGTTCCGACGATCTGTATCGCTTTGGCCAGGGCTTGTTCCTTGATGGTCGCCCTCTTAGCGTTGGTGGCGAGCGCTCCAGCCTTACGGCCTTTGCGATCAGTCTGAAGGGCATCGAGCTTGTCCGCCCATCCAAGACGAGTCGCGGTCATGACCATGTCGATCTGTCCGACCAGCATTGCTCGCACGATGACCTCCGCCATCTTGACGGTGATTGGCTCCCCTTCGAGCGGCACGGGCTCATCCAGGGCGGTTCGGAGGTCCGCGATCGCAGTGAACATCCAATTTGCCGTTGCCAACTTGTTGGAGACGTCGTCCCCGCGCTCCCTGCACACCTCTTCAGCCGCTGATGCTAAGCCAAGGATCAATTCGCTTGGCGTTATGTCGCCTGCCGGCTTGGTGAAGGTCACGCCCTCCTCCCGGAACCACCTGATCGACTGGTTCAGAACGCTGGCCGTGAAATCCTGAAACGCGTCCTTGAAGCGCCGGTCATCAAGAGCAGCCTTGCCGCTGTCGCGCAGAGCTTGCTCCTGGGCCTCCTCTTCGGCGCCAATGTTGGTGCGGCTGGTCACCAGACACACAATCGCGTGAGTCGATCAGGCTGGGAATTGTCCGCGTCGGTGGTGACTAGGTGGTGACTAGCTCCATGCCAACCGCTCCCAAAAACCCACTAAGTCTTTGAAAATGTTGGCGCACCCGACACGATTCGAACGTGTGACCTTTGCCTTCGGAGGGCAACGCTCTATCCAGCTGAGCTACGGGTGCGTTTCGGAAACGCGCTTCTAGCCGAAAGCCGCGCGGAACGGAAGGCTCAGGCGTCGATGGGCGCCGGGGCCGAGGTCAGGGACACGAAGACGTCCTCCAGATCAGGGTCTTCGGTGGCGATATCCTTGATGTGCAGACCCGCGGCGCGCACGGCGGCCAGCACCTGTTCCACGCTGGACTGGCCCGTGCGGTAGGAGACGGCGAAGGCGCCGGCGGCGCGCAGCTTGGTGTCGAAGCCCGGCAGGGTCGGGGCTTGCGTCACCGGCTCCTCCGGGGTCACCACCACATTGCGGATGTCCATCCGGGCCAGCAGGGTGGCGGTGGGCTCGCAGGCGACCACCTCGCCACGGTTGACGATGGCGATCTGGTCGCAGAGTTCCTGGGCCTCTTCCAGGTAGTGGGTGGTGAGCACGATGGTCACGCCCTTGCGGTTCAGCTCCACCACATAGGCCCAAAGCTGCTTGCGCAGTTCGACGTCCACCCCGGCGGTGGGCTCGTCGAGGATCAGCACCGGCGGATTGTGGGTCATGGCCTTGGCCACCATCAGGCGGCGCTTCATGCCCCCCGACAGCTGGCGGACATAGGCGTTGGCCTTGTCGCCGAGGCCGAGCGCATTGAGCAGCTCCATGGTGCGGCGCTCACCCGCGGGCACGCCGTACATGCCGGCCTGGACCTCCAGGCTCTCGCGCGGGGTGAAGAAGGGGTCGGCGGCGATTTCCTGCGGCACCACCCCGATGGCGGCCCGGGCATCGCGGGGCCGCTCGTCGATGTCGCGGCCCCAGATGGAGACGGTGCCGGAGGTCTTCTTGCAGAGTCCGGCCAGGATGTTGATGAAGGTCGACTTGCCCGCCCCGTTGGGGCCCAGCAGGCCAAAGATCGAGCCGCGCGGGATGACCAGGTCGATCCCCTTCAGGGCCTGCATCTCGTTGGTGGTCTTGGTGGCGGGATAGGTCTTCACGAGGCCCTTGGCCTCGATGGCGTAGTCGGGAAGGGTCATGCCGGACTTTTCGAAAACAGGCGCGATTGACGCGTAAAGCTATGGTCGCATACCTAGGCGCACGTGGGCGTATCTCCAAGCGCCCGCCGCCGGAGAGTTTGCATATGGCCCGTAAAGCCGTCCCCGTCCCCAACCAGGGCGCCCACGTCGAAACCATGCCCGCCAAGCCGGCCCTGACCGCCAACTTCCCAGCGCCCGAAACGGTGGTGGTGCGGACCGGTCGGATCGCCTGCGACGGCGTCGGCGGGGCGCTGGGCCATCCGCGGGTCTGGCTGGAGATGGGCGAGGCGACCTTCGTCGAATGCCCCTATTGCGACCGCCGCTTCGTGCTGGCCGCCGGAACTGAGGGCCCTGAAGACGAGCGCTTGGCCCCGGGCGTCTATGAAGGCCCGCACGGGCACTAGGATTTCGCGGGCTGTCTGAGTCCGATAACCGCGAGCATCTCACGGCGGCGCTTCCTATATCCTCTGAACGATAAGAGGAGACGTCCATGAGCCAAGCCGCCGCCTTCAAGGCCCTGCACGCCGGTCCCGAAATCCTGGTCCTCCCCAACGCCTGGGACGCCGCCAGCGCCGCGACCATGGAGGACGCCGGCGCCAAGGCCGTGGCCACCTCCAGCGCCGCCGTCGCCTGGGCGCACGGCTATGCCGACGGGGACTTCTTCCCGGTTCCCCTGGTGATCACCGCCATCGCCGAGATCGCCCGGGTCCTGAAGGTCCCACTGACGGCCGACATTGAGGGCGGCTACACCGATGACCTGGCGAAGTTGGCTGAGACCATCAAGGCGGTGGTGGGCGCGGGCGCGGTGGGGATCAACCTGGAGGATGGCCGGCGCGACGCCGACCTCCATGCCCGCAAGATCGAGGCGACCCGCAAGGCCGCCGACCAGGCCGGCGTCGCCCTGTTCATCAACGCCCGCACCGACGTCTATCTGAAGGGCCTGGCGGAGGGCGAGGCCGCCCAGGCCGAGGTGCTCGCGCGCGCCAGGACCTACGCCGCCGCCGGCGCCGACGGCATCTTCATCCCCGGTCCCACCGACCGGGACCTGCTGGCGGTGTTCGCCAAGGAGATCACTCTGCCGGTCAACGCCATGGCGCGAGGCGGCCTGCCCAACGCGGCGGCGCTGCAGGCGGCGGGCATCCGGCGCCTGTCCTCCGGCGGCGGCCTGTTCGCGGCGGCCTATGGGACGCTGGCCCGCGCCACGGCGGCCTACCTGCAGGACGGGGCGTCCGATCCCCTCACGCCGCTGTCGGAAGGCCTGCCCAGCTTCAACAAGCGTTTCGGCTAGGACCTCAGCCCTCGTCGGCGTCGCCGTCGATCTCGGCGGGGCGCACGGCGATCAGCTTACCCTCGGCGAGACGCACTTCCGGCACCGTCTCGCGGGTGAAGGGCAGCCACCAGCTGGCGCCCATGGGGGGCTGGACCTCGATCAGGTCGCCGGCCCCGAAATCCTGGATGGTCTTGACCTTGCCCATCAGCTCGCCCTCGGGGGTCTCGAGGATCAGGCCCAGCAGGTCGGCGTGATAGAATTCGTCGTCATCGGGCGCGGGCAGGGCCTCGCGGGCGATGAACAGCTTGAGGCCGCGCAGGGCCTCGGCCTGGTCGCGGGTGTCGATTCCCGTCGCCCGGGCGATCACCGCCCCCTTCACCGCCCGCGCCGTGGTGATGGTCAGGCCGGGCGAACCGTCCTCGCGGGTCAGGACCCTGTAGGCGGCCAGCGCCAGGGGGTCCTCGGTGAAGGTGGTGATGCGGATCTCCCCGCGCACGCCGAAGGCTCCGGCGACGCGGGCGACCTGGAGGAGGCGGTCAGCCATGGGACTCCCGCCTCCGTCGCAAGGCTTAGGCTTGTTCCGGGGTCGCGTCGGCGGCGGCCTCGGCGGCCGGTTCGACAGCAGCTTCCTCGGCGGCGGCCGGGGCCTCTTCAGCGGCCGGAGCAGCTTCGGCGGCAGGCGCTTCTTCCGCGGCGGGGGCTTCAGCGGCCGGGGCCTCTTCAACCGGAGCAGCCTCGACAACGGGTTCCGGCTCGGGGGCCGGGGCGTTCTTGGCTTCTTCGATGGCCGCGGCCAGGGCGGCGTCGCGTTGGGCGCGCTCTTCGGTGCGCTCGACGGCCTTCTTGCCGGGCTTGCCCTTGTTGGGGTTGTTGCCGTGTTCCCACTTCACGACGCCGGCCTGGGCCAGGAAGCGCGCGACGCGGTCGGTGGGCTGGGCGCCCTTGGCGATCCAGGCCTGGATGCTTTCCAGCTTCAGGGTGACGCGGGTCGGGTCATCGCGCTTCAGCAGCGGGTTGTAGGTGCCCACCTTCTCGATGAAGCGGCCATCGCGGGGCGAATGGCTGTCGGCGACGACGATGGAATAGTAGGGGCGCTTCTTGGCGCCGCCACGGGCGAGACGGATCTTCAGCATAGGTTAGTCCTTGTTATCTCTATGATTTCTTGAAGGGATTGAAGCCGGGGGGCAGGCCGCCGCCCAGGCCGGGAAGTTTTGGGAGCCCGTCGCCGAGGCCGGGCAGCTTGCCCCCGCCCGCGGCCATCTTGCCGAGCTCTTCGAGTTGGTTCTGGTCGGGCGCGGCCAACCTGCCGCCGCCCAGCGACTTCAGCCGGTCCTGGCCGCCGCCGCCGCCCATCATGCCGGCCATGCGGGCGAAGCCCTTGCCGCCGTCCTTGCTCATCGCCTTGAAGGCGTCGGCCATCTGGCGATGCTGCTTCAGCAGACGGTTGACCTCGGAGACGTCGACGCCGGCGCCCTTGGCGATGCGGCGCTTGCGCGAGGCGGCCAGGATGTCGGGCTTCTTGCGCTCCAGCTTGGTCATCGAGGAGATGATGGCCGCCTGCCGGTCGAGGGCCTTGTCCGAGATATTGGCCTCGGCGATCTGCTTCTTCATCTTCTGGACGCCGGGAAGGAAGCCCATCAGCCCCTCCATGCCGCCCATCTTCTTCATCTGGGCGAACTGGTCGGCCATCATGTCCAGGTCGAACTGGCCCTTGGCCAGCTTCTTTGCCATGGCCTCGGCCTTGGCGACGTCCAGGTCGGCGGTGGCCTTCTCCACCAGGGCGACGACGTCCCCCTGGCCCAGGATGCGGCCGGCCACGCGGGCGGCGTCGAAGACGTCCAGGCCGTCGATCTTTTCCGAGACGCCCAGGAACTTGATGGGCAGGCCGGTGACCGCGCGCATGGACAGCGCCGCGCCGCCGCGGCCGTCGCCGTCGGCCCGCGTCAGCACCAGGCCGGTGAGCGGCAGACGCTCGTGGAAGGCCTTGGCGGTGCGCACCGCGTCCTGGCCGGTGAGGCTGTCGGCCACCAGCAGGGTCTCGGAGGGGTTGGCGATCCGCGCGATCTCGGCGGCCTCGCTCATCATCGCCTCGTCGAGCGTCGTGCGCCCGGCGGTGTCGAGGATGAGGATATCGTAGCCCTGCAGCTTGGCCGCGCTCATGGCGCGCCGGGCGATATCCGGCGCGCTCTGGCCAGCCACGATGGGCAGGGAGTCGACGCCGGCCTGAACCGCCAGGGTCGCCAGCTGCTCCATGGCGGCAGGACGCCGCGTGTCCAGGGAGGCCAGCAGGACCTTCTTGCGGTCCTTGCCGAGCTTGAGGCCCAGCTTGGCCGCCGTGGTGGTCTTGCCCGACCCCTGCAGGCCGGCCATCAGGATCACGGTGGGCGGGTTGAGGCTGATGTTCAGCCCTTCGGCGCCGCCTTCGCCGCCCAGCATCTCCACCAGGCCGTCATAGGTGATCTTGACCACCTGGTCGGCGGGCCGGATCGAGCGGATCACGTCCTGGCCGGCGGCCTTTTCCTTGGCCTTGGCGATGAAGTCACGGACGACGGGCAGGGCGACGTCGGCCTCGAGCAGGGCCACGCGGACCTCGCGCAGCGCCTCGTCGATGTCCTTCTCGGACAGCACGCCACGACCGGAAAGCCGGTCGAAGACGGAAGACAGCCGATCTGTTAGCGCGTCGAACAAAAGTCTCTCCTGTGGCCCAAACGCAATCGACCCCCGTGGACGATCACGTCGACGGGGGGCCTCGCCGCTCTCGTCCCAGATAAGACCTGGGGGCCGTAGCGGTAGAGGGCGCGATTGCTCTGCGCCGGAAGGGCGCGCTTATGCGCTCGCAGGGCCGAAAGGTCAAGGAACCCGGGGTATTGGCCCGGGTCGGCCTCAAGTCGTCGGGAAGCCCTTGTCCCGCAGATAGGCCTTCACGTCCGGATCTCGGCCGCGGAAGCTGCGATAGGCCTGAGCCGGATCGACGGTGTTGCCGATGCTCATGACCTTGTCGTGCAGCCGCTTGGCCACGGTCTTGTCGTAGGGGCCCTTGGCCTCTGTGAAGGCTTCGAAGGCGTCGTGGTCCAGCACCTCTGACCAGAGATAGCTGTAGTAGCCCGCCGAATAGCCGTCGCTGGCGAAGACGTGCTGGAACTGGGGCGTGCGGTGGCGCATCGGCAGTTCCTTTGGCATGTCCAGCTTGGCCAGCTCCTCGCGCTCGAAGGCGTCGGGATCGATGTCGGCGTCGCCGGCCAGGTGCAGCTTCATGTCGATCAGGGCCGAGGACAGGTATTCCGTCACGTTGAAACCCTGTCGGAAGGTGTGGGCCTTCTCGATCTTGGCCACCAGGGCCGCGGGGATCGGCTTGCCGGTCTGGTAGTGGACGGCGAAACGGTTGAGCACCTCCGGCGTCGGCAGCCAGTGCTCGTTGAGCTGGCTGGGGAACTCCACATAGTCCCGCGCCACCGCCGTACCCGACAGGGACGGATAGGTGACGTCGGAGTTCAGGCCGTGCAGGGCGTGGCCGAACTCGTGGAACATGGTGATGCCGTCGTCCCAGCTGATCAGCACCGGTTCCCCGGGCGCGCCCTTCACGAAGTTGGCGTTGTTGGAGACGATGGTGGTGATCTTGCCGCGGAACTTTTCCTGGGCGCGGTAGGCGTTCATCCAGGCGCCCGAGCGCTTGCCCTGACGGGCGTAGGGATCGAAGTACCAGAGGCCCACATGTCTCCCGTCGGCGGCCTTCACCTCCCAGACCTTGATGTCGGGATGGGCCACGGGGACGTCGCTGATGGGGACGAAGCTGAAGCCGTACAGCTGGCCGGCGGCCCAGTGCATGCCTTCGCGCAGCTTATCCAGCTGCATGTAGGCCTTCACCTCGTTCATATCGAGGTTGTAGCGCTCGGCGCGCACCTTCTCGGCGTAGAAGCGGTAGTCCCAGGGCTCGATCTTCAGCCCGGCCTTTTCCTTGTCGGCGATGGTCTGCATCTCGGCCACCTCCTGCCGGACCCGGGCGATGGCCGAGGGCCAGACCCGCATCATCAGGGCCATGGCGTTTTCGGGCGTCTTGGCCATGGCGTTCTCCAGCCGCCAGTGGGCGTGGGTCGGATAGCCCAGCAGCTTGGCGCGCTCGACGCGCAGCTTGAGGATCGTCTTGATGGTGGCGTTGTTGTCGTGGGCGTCGCCATTGTCGCCACGGCTGTAGAAGGTGCGCCAGACCTTTTCCCTCAGGTCGCGCCGGGTCGAATAGGTCAGGAACGGATCGATCGAGGAGCGGGTGTTGAGGATGGCGAACTCACCCTTGTGGCCGCGTTCCTCGGCCGCGCCGGCGCAGGCGTCGCGCACGTCGTCGGGCAGGCCCTTCAGCTCGCTCTCGGTGCGCAGGTAGAGGACGTAGTCGGTCTCGTCGGCCAGCAGGTTCTGGCTGAAGGTGGTGAAGTTATTGGCCAGCTCCTGGTTGATCGCCGCCACCCGGGCCTTGGCCTCCGGCGACAGCCGGGCGCCGGCGCGCACGAAGCGGTTCCAGTAGAGCCAGGTCAGCCGCTGCTGTTCGGGCGTCAGACCCGACCTCTCGCGGGCGTCGTAGACCGCCTCGATGCGTTTGAAGAGCGCGCCGTTCTGCAGGATCTTGTCGCCATGGGCCGCGTCCTTGGGGGCCATGACCTTCTCCACCGCCCGCATCTCCGGCGTCGAGAGCGTGCCGCTCCAGATGCCGTAGAGGGTGTCGACGCGGTTCTTGGCGTCGCCGGTGCGTTCCAGGGCCTCGATGGTGTTGCCGAAGGTGGGCGGCTCGCGATTGGCCGCGATGGCGTCGATCTCGGCCAGCTCCGAGGCCATGGCCGCCTCGATGGCCGGGGCGAAGTCGGCGACCTTGACCTTGTCGAAGGGCGGGACCCCGCCATAGGGCCCCGTCCAGGGGGCGGAGAGGAGGTCGGCGTCGGCGGCGAGGCTCATGGTGGGGACCAGGGTTGCGGCGGCCAGGGCGCTGGACGCGGCGAGGAACGTGCGCCGATGCATGAAGGCTCCGAAAAAAACGGCTCAGGGAGGCGCGACCTTAGGCACGATGTAACCGGACGTCACATGACAGGACCGTAATGTCCTAGTTTGGGCGTTGCAGCGCCTGATGGGCCGCCTCGAAGGCGTCGCGGCTGATCTTGCCGGCCTCGCCTGGGGTCAGACCGAAGGCGATCAGCATCAGGGATACCAGATCCACGGCGTGATCGGGGCCGACCTCCCCTAACACCATGTCGCGCTGGCCCATGCGGAAGGCGCCGAAGGCCAGGTTGCGGGCGGCGGCAACATCGCATTGGCGGAAGCGGCCGCTGGCGACGGCGGCGGCATAGATGGCGTCAAAGCGCGCCTCGAACACCGCCTGGCGCGGAATCGCCGTGGCCTCGATCTTCAGGGCCAGCCAGCCGCGCACCGGATCCAGGGTGAAGGCCGCGAAGATGCGGTGGATGACCGTGGAGAGCAGGACCGCTGGATCATCGATCCCGGTCCGGATCGGCTCCAGGGTCTTGTCGAGAGCCTCGGAAATCTCGGTGTTGAGGGCGTGGAGCAGGTCCTCGAAGGTCGGGAAGTAGTTGTAGAAGGTGCCCCGCGAGACGCCGGCGGCGGCGACGAAGTCCTCGATGGACGAGGCCTCCGGGCCCTTTTCGGCGATGACCGTCATCGCCGCCTCGATCAGGCGCGCGCGGGTCTGCGCGCGGCGGTTTTCGGCCGCCGCGGCGCGGGCTTCGTGATTGACCCTCATGGGGCGTCGAGGGGTCAGGCGGCCTCCGGCAGGTATTGCTTGAGGGCCTGTGCGGCGGCCAGGGAAAGCGGATCGCGCTGGATTTCCAGGACGTCGATCTCATGGGCCAGGGCCGCGGCGATTTCGCGGTGGGCCAGGGGAGAGAGTTCCAGCATCGCCTTGGTGGAGGCGCGCGCCAGGGCCAGCGCGGTGGCGAGGTCGACTTCGACCCCGACAATCCAGGTGGACTCAGGGTCGTCCTTGGGAAGTCCGGGACGCGCGGAGAGGGGAATAGCCATAGCTTTGAGTTGATCTCGGGGAGGAGGGACAAGCCAGGCTTGGGGAGGACTGGCCAATTGGGAATGACGCTTAT
The sequence above is drawn from the Phenylobacterium glaciei genome and encodes:
- a CDS encoding helix-turn-helix domain-containing protein, with the protein product MAPLSLNPRKAKIHRSYSVAEVAALFGVTRGAVRTWCKADLPAVKIAGDLLIYGEELRAFLEKRRAARRAVCPPGSIYCMKCRVPRRPALEEITVTPLMGTAGNIRAPCPHCGASMNRRVSLPRLAESGFAGVGMRPAQSHLDHSPNPSVKPHFDGKE
- a CDS encoding helix-turn-helix transcriptional regulator, with protein sequence MAILPMNAPSNLVPVGAASQHVGLSVSTLNKLRVFGGGPVFLKLGRRVVYDLADLDAWLATKRRRSTSDAGQGLA
- a CDS encoding ABC transporter ATP-binding protein — its product is MTLPDYAIEAKGLVKTYPATKTTNEMQALKGIDLVIPRGSIFGLLGPNGAGKSTFINILAGLCKKTSGTVSIWGRDIDERPRDARAAIGVVPQEIAADPFFTPRESLEVQAGMYGVPAGERRTMELLNALGLGDKANAYVRQLSGGMKRRLMVAKAMTHNPPVLILDEPTAGVDVELRKQLWAYVVELNRKGVTIVLTTHYLEEAQELCDQIAIVNRGEVVACEPTATLLARMDIRNVVVTPEEPVTQAPTLPGFDTKLRAAGAFAVSYRTGQSSVEQVLAAVRAAGLHIKDIATEDPDLEDVFVSLTSAPAPIDA
- a CDS encoding zinc-finger domain-containing protein; its protein translation is MPAKPALTANFPAPETVVVRTGRIACDGVGGALGHPRVWLEMGEATFVECPYCDRRFVLAAGTEGPEDERLAPGVYEGPHGH
- a CDS encoding isocitrate lyase/PEP mutase family protein, producing MSQAAAFKALHAGPEILVLPNAWDAASAATMEDAGAKAVATSSAAVAWAHGYADGDFFPVPLVITAIAEIARVLKVPLTADIEGGYTDDLAKLAETIKAVVGAGAVGINLEDGRRDADLHARKIEATRKAADQAGVALFINARTDVYLKGLAEGEAAQAEVLARARTYAAAGADGIFIPGPTDRDLLAVFAKEITLPVNAMARGGLPNAAALQAAGIRRLSSGGGLFAAAYGTLARATAAYLQDGASDPLTPLSEGLPSFNKRFG
- the rimM gene encoding ribosome maturation factor RimM (Essential for efficient processing of 16S rRNA) produces the protein MADRLLQVARVAGAFGVRGEIRITTFTEDPLALAAYRVLTREDGSPGLTITTARAVKGAVIARATGIDTRDQAEALRGLKLFIAREALPAPDDDEFYHADLLGLILETPEGELMGKVKTIQDFGAGDLIEVQPPMGASWWLPFTRETVPEVRLAEGKLIAVRPAEIDGDADEG
- the rpsP gene encoding 30S ribosomal protein S16; this translates as MLKIRLARGGAKKRPYYSIVVADSHSPRDGRFIEKVGTYNPLLKRDDPTRVTLKLESIQAWIAKGAQPTDRVARFLAQAGVVKWEHGNNPNKGKPGKKAVERTEERAQRDAALAAAIEEAKNAPAPEPEPVVEAAPVEEAPAAEAPAAEEAPAAEAAPAAEEAPAAAEEAAVEPAAEAAADATPEQA
- the ffh gene encoding signal recognition particle protein, with protein sequence MFDALTDRLSSVFDRLSGRGVLSEKDIDEALREVRVALLEADVALPVVRDFIAKAKEKAAGQDVIRSIRPADQVVKITYDGLVEMLGGEGGAEGLNISLNPPTVILMAGLQGSGKTTTAAKLGLKLGKDRKKVLLASLDTRRPAAMEQLATLAVQAGVDSLPIVAGQSAPDIARRAMSAAKLQGYDILILDTAGRTTLDEAMMSEAAEIARIANPSETLLVADSLTGQDAVRTAKAFHERLPLTGLVLTRADGDGRGGAALSMRAVTGLPIKFLGVSEKIDGLDVFDAARVAGRILGQGDVVALVEKATADLDVAKAEAMAKKLAKGQFDLDMMADQFAQMKKMGGMEGLMGFLPGVQKMKKQIAEANISDKALDRQAAIISSMTKLERKKPDILAASRKRRIAKGAGVDVSEVNRLLKQHRQMADAFKAMSKDGGKGFARMAGMMGGGGGQDRLKSLGGGRLAAPDQNQLEELGKMAAGGGKLPGLGDGLPKLPGLGGGLPPGFNPFKKS
- a CDS encoding M3 family metallopeptidase yields the protein MHRRTFLAASSALAAATLVPTMSLAADADLLSAPWTGPYGGVPPFDKVKVADFAPAIEAAMASELAEIDAIAANREPPTFGNTIEALERTGDAKNRVDTLYGIWSGTLSTPEMRAVEKVMAPKDAAHGDKILQNGALFKRIEAVYDARERSGLTPEQQRLTWLYWNRFVRAGARLSPEAKARVAAINQELANNFTTFSQNLLADETDYVLYLRTESELKGLPDDVRDACAGAAEERGHKGEFAILNTRSSIDPFLTYSTRRDLREKVWRTFYSRGDNGDAHDNNATIKTILKLRVERAKLLGYPTHAHWRLENAMAKTPENAMALMMRVWPSAIARVRQEVAEMQTIADKEKAGLKIEPWDYRFYAEKVRAERYNLDMNEVKAYMQLDKLREGMHWAAGQLYGFSFVPISDVPVAHPDIKVWEVKAADGRHVGLWYFDPYARQGKRSGAWMNAYRAQEKFRGKITTIVSNNANFVKGAPGEPVLISWDDGITMFHEFGHALHGLNSDVTYPSLSGTAVARDYVEFPSQLNEHWLPTPEVLNRFAVHYQTGKPIPAALVAKIEKAHTFRQGFNVTEYLSSALIDMKLHLAGDADIDPDAFEREELAKLDMPKELPMRHRTPQFQHVFASDGYSAGYYSYLWSEVLDHDAFEAFTEAKGPYDKTVAKRLHDKVMSIGNTVDPAQAYRSFRGRDPDVKAYLRDKGFPTT
- a CDS encoding TetR/AcrR family transcriptional regulator, which produces MRVNHEARAAAAENRRAQTRARLIEAAMTVIAEKGPEASSIEDFVAAAGVSRGTFYNYFPTFEDLLHALNTEISEALDKTLEPIRTGIDDPAVLLSTVIHRIFAAFTLDPVRGWLALKIEATAIPRQAVFEARFDAIYAAAVASGRFRQCDVAAARNLAFGAFRMGQRDMVLGEVGPDHAVDLVSLMLIAFGLTPGEAGKISRDAFEAAHQALQRPN